Within the Salmo salar chromosome ssa12, Ssal_v3.1, whole genome shotgun sequence genome, the region aacccccaccttggTTTTCTATccccagaccgagcttacctcaattacgagatggctaaaggttggagaccagcttacctcgataacgagagggccaaggtttgaccatgcatttctctggctgaacttttaaccataccacgtggttaaactcttagactatcgataccgacagaataaggacaagtctttgatattaattactagtctgcagctaggaattcgttatcattgaacgcgaagaccgacaaccgccgaaaacaGCTATTCTATAATGACATGAATGtatgtcactctgaactatccattctaaccacgacgagagagagagagagggcagacagactctccaacagaaacaaacttttcaacagagatccagacgacacactgagcataaatatatatattgattgcagtttttcccgaatgagtgagcgttcatgtgcaaagatttagcatttcaattgttataattatcaactctgtagtgccttctcagttGACCCCCCTTTTgcctaacaagccgccatgccggtttagcccactagggcacattcctctatcatttcttgtaacgatatctactgtttgttatgcatttctgtgaattacttagttagtaaataaatgattttaagacaaatgatgtatggatgactcatagtgaagactgggttcatgcagataaccaacaatttacgatgtttggaatgagactgatgtGAGGTAACTAATTcgtcattaatcagaagactaatagatcagatattataatatctgaaagttgtattaggaaaattataactttttaatctgaatattttccttggtgtccctacctcctagttaattacagttacacaattaatcagtttaatcgaggaataataattacagagttatttgtgtgacgtcctgaccagtaaaggggtcatttgtaattatagtatggtcagggcgtggcagggggtgtttgttttgtgtattttggggtattttggttctaggggattttggttctagttttctatttctatgtttctttttctatgtgtggccaagtatggcttccaatcagaggcaggtgtctttcgttgtctctgattggaagccatacttaggcagcctgtttttcctgtgtttttgtgggtggttgtttttcatATAGTCGTAGTACCTTACGCAACTGTTGTTTTGTCGTTTGTtagtatttttgtttaagtgttcactttaatcaaaataaagaaagaagatgagcactatacccactgcgccttggtctgtcccttacgacgtATGTGAcaatttgataaatatgtcttcacttttattgatgccaaagacacgacagtaccattctttattcatggatgTGTTGTTagacaaaattgtgagtgagcccactcccttggctgagaagctaccccacacatgaatggtctcaggatgctttactgttagcatgacacaggactgatggtagcgctcaccttgtcttctccggacaagcttttttccagatgccccaaacaatcggaaaggggattcatcagagaaaatgactttactccagtcctcagcagtccaatccctgtaccttttgcagaatatctgtctgtccctgatgtttttcctggagagaagtggcttctttgctgcccttcttgacaccaggccatcctccaaaagtcttcacctcactgtgcgtgcagattcactcacacctgcctgctgccattcctgagcaagcgctGTACTGGAGGtgcgatcccacagctgaatcaactttaggagacggtccgcacttgctggactttcttgggcgccttgaagccttcttcacaacaattgaaccgctctccttgaagttcttgatgatccaataaatggttgattttggTGCAATCTTGTTGGCAGCAATTTCCTTGCCTGTGAAGacttttttgtgcaaagcaatgatgacgacacgtgtttccttgcaggtaaccatggttgacagaggaagaacaatgattccaagcaccaccctccttttgatgcttccagtctgttattcaaactcaatcagcatgacagaccgATCTCCAGCATCGTCCtcgtggcagggctgaaatgcagtggaaatgttttttgggggattcagttcatttgaatggcaaagagggactttgcaattcatctgatcactcttcataacattctggagtatatggaaattgccatcatacaaattgaagcagcagaatttgtgaaaattaatatttgtgtcattctcaaagcttttggccacgattgtactatatactgcactagccgggccctggtcaaaagtagtatactatttaCTGCACTaaccgggccctggtcaaaagtagtatactatatactgcactagctggaccctgttcaaaagtagtatactatatactgcactagccgggccctggtcaaaagtagtatactatatattgcactagccgggccctggtcaaaagtagtatactatatactgcactagctgggtcctggtcaaaagtagtatactatatactgcactagccgggtcctggtcaaaagtagtatactatatactgtactagACGGGAATTAACACCTCCAACTCTTTTAGGGGTCCATAAATAGTTGGATATCGGACAGTTACTTTCCTAATGTAATGATAATAATAAGCAATTTCACACTCTTAGACAGGGTTATTTTAAAGTAGATGTATTTATTTACCAATAAATATAATCCCAATATAAAAAAACATGCTCTTTAAACAGAAcagataaataaaacatgtaaaatgAGGATAAACAAATCCACCTTCctttatatgggggattggaaatgatgcagacaattacattgataaaaGCAACAAtcaatctgcaatattaaagctgttaTAAAATGATGTAATAATAAATACTAAACATCCACTTCCCTTCACGCAGTAATACACCTTTTATCAAATGATTAAACATCTATTATAAACATTGTTCACAGTATATTGTATTGTACACAGCACACAGTCTCTAACCTTCACccctttatctatctatctatctatctatctatctatctatctatctatctatctatctatctatctatctatctatctatctatctatctatctatctatctatctatctatctatctatctatctatctatctatctatctatctatctatctatctatctatctatctatctatctatctatctatctatctatctatctatctatctatctatctatccttcattattatttaacccttattttaccaggtaagttgactgagaacattaCACATACGCAAAGTCAATCAAACCCAAAGAATATTTATAATTGGTTCAATCTTGCGTCATTATTGAAAATCCCCGGTCGGTCCTGTTTAGTGAATTAGCTTCATTACTCAATGAGTATCTCCTACTCTGAAATGGTAACATCCAGTCTTCTTTATCCCTGCTCTTCGTCTTCTCGGTTTACAGTACATTGTGCTTCATCCTCCTCAGGAAATTCTGTAGTTTGAGCCTCAGGCCACAATGCCTTGATGGAgacctggaggacaggagagtagGGGGAAAGAAACAGagtaggcagagagagaaagaagggagaaagagggggagagagagagagagagagagagagagagagagagagagagagagagagagagagagagagagagagagagagagagagagagagagaattacagtTTAGTAATTGAACAGACTTCTGAACCTAAAAAGGAAGCTGTACAAGCTGCATAATACAATCATAATACGATCAAAGTAAAGAAACTGTCACCTAAAGTAAAACCATCACAGTACAACAATACAACTGATGAAGAGAGAAATCAAGACCAATAGATGTAGTgatacagaaagggagagagcaaagagagagaaagggagagatacgagagagagacagagagaacaagagagatacaagagagagagagagagagcgagagagagagagaacaagagatacgagagaaacagcgagagagagaaagaaaaaaagcagAGCGCTGCAAAGTGgagagtgatatcagagagtgatagcagagagtgatagcagagagtgatagcagagagtgatagcagagagtgatatcagagagtgatagcagagagtgatagcagagagtgatagcagagagtgatagcagagtgatatcagagagtgatatcagagagtgatagcagagagtgatatcagagagtgatatcagagagtgatagcagagagtgatagcagagagtgatagcagagagtgatatcagagagagatagcagagagtgatagcagagagagatatcagagagtgatagcagagagagatCGCAAAAGAGACAGAACAAAATGAGAggaagaacagagagcagaggaaGATTTCTCCAGGTTTCTAAATCAGTCTATCAATCCATCCACCTTTGCCTGGGGTACTCACCATGTGTACGGTGTagtggtctgtgtctgtctgttagcttCCTTCCActgtccttcctcttcctcctcctcctcttcctgttgtgTGTCTAGTATCTGGTCCCAGATCTCAGTGTTAACCCACAGCGACCCCGGCAGGGTGAGGCTGGGCTCGGTGCAGGTGATCCAACGGCACAGTGGGCAGCAGACTGTCAGTAGGCCGCTCTGGTGCCTGG harbors:
- the LOC123725640 gene encoding E3 ubiquitin-protein ligase RNF186-like, producing the protein MGLMSEDMECCVCLQSYSRREKIPRMLHCKHTVCGLCLQAMSRHQSGLLTVCCPLCRWITCTEPSLTLPGSLWVNTEIWDQILDTQQEEEEEEEEGQWKEANRQTQTTTPYTWSPSRHCGLRLKLQNFLRRMKHNVL